From Thalassospiraceae bacterium LMO-JJ14:
ATGTACAACCTGTTCTGCTCGGCCGAAGCAAAAGCCGCACGCGAAAAGATGTCTGCACAACGTAAAAGCGCCGCAGCCTGATTTCCCTGTAAATTTAAATGCTGTTTCCGCAAGACGGTTACGTCCCCGAAACCTTTGCCATGAGCAAATTTCGGCACGATCCAGGCGCCGACGTCATCCCGCGGACTGGGCGCGCACGAATTCGTGGAATTTCTGCTTGGTGTAGGCTTTTGCCTCGACATATTTAAACATGGCGAGAAAATGCGCCGGTTTGAAATAACCGGGGATCCGCGCCACTTCATTTTCACGCCCATTCTTGCCGTCCGCGGCTTCCGCATCGTCGGTAAAGAACTGAATAGTCGGTGTAAAACGAACCTGCCACTTGCGCGCCAGTTCCTTTTCCGACAGTTCCTCGCCATCGAAATCGGTCACCATACGCGACCCGATAACATTCAGCTGCAGGATCGTGAAATTGCTTTTCACATAGTCGAGGATTTCAGGCTGCGCCAGGTTGACGCGGTGCGTCTCCTTGCAATACGGGCAGCCTTTGAGTTCCCAGAACACCGCAAACCGCTTGCCGTTCGACGTCGCCTCAGCCAGATCCTCTTTCAGGATCAGAAACGATTCCAGAAACCACGGCTGAATAATCAGCCCGTCATCGTTGTATTTCAGATCATCGGCAAGAAGCCTACCCGGCCACGTGCCGATCGCCGTAGCGGCGGTGGCCAGTCCAAGTTGGTGAAAACGTCGGCGCGTCAGTGTATTTTTTTGCACGGTAACCTCTAAACGCATTCCCATTATCGAATGTGTAGATTAGTCTAGACGTTGTCGTTCGCCAAGATGGCAAATGCATTCTCAACAGGATACAGCACGATGTTTCGTTTCATACTCGTCCTCGGCCTTTTTGTATTCATGACAGGCACGTCCGCACGTGCCGACAGGAATACCGCGTTCCACGATGCCCTGAGTGAGGCATACGGCGGCTACCGGGCAGCGACGAGTTATCTCAGAACGGAAAACCCGGGTCTCGCCTCTCTGGAAATCGCCGGCGCGCTGGATGTCTGGCGCGATATTGTCCAGACCTACGCCGGATCGCCGCCGCCCGCCTATGCCAAGGACAGCAGCTTCAGGGACACGCTCAGCGGAATCGGAAAGGTACTCGAGGCCGCCCTCGCCGCGGCTGAAGAAGGCGACACCAAAGCTGCCGCCAAGTACCTGACCCCGGTTCGCGACACGCTTTACGATCTTCGCAAACGCAACGGCGTGCGGCTTTATGCGGATTGCATTACCGAGCTGAACCGCGCCGTCGAGCCGCTCTACAAGCATCGGCACCTGACACCCGAGCTGGGAATTCCAAAAGTCCGCGAACAGATCACCGGGGAAAGCCGGACTTACGAAACGCTCTTGTTGGATTGCCGGGGCATGGCGCCGAAAAAATACACCGAAGACCCTGAATTCATCCGCCTTTTCGACGGCACAACCGATTCCATCCGTTCCATGTACCCGGCCATCAAAAGCGAAGACCCAGTCCGAGTCATCAACGTGCTGCGTGAACTGCGCTCGTTCGACCGGATCATATACTTCCGCTTCGGCGGCTGACGATCAACCTCCCCATGCTTCGAGACGAGCGCAATGCGCTCTCCTCAGCATGAGGGCGGTAAAAAGCTGCGCCTCATCCTGAGGAACGGCGCAGCCGTGTCTCGAAGGATGGGGTGAAGACTCAGCCGACCTTGCCGAGTGACGGGAAGGCTTCGAGAAGCCAATAGGCGACGTCGGCAATATTCCCGGTCAGGAACAGTATGCCGGTCAGAATCAGGAATACCCCGATCACCTTTTCCACCGTCCCCATATGCTTGCGGACACCCGGCATGAGCCGGAGGAACGGCCCGATCCCGAGTGCCGCAATCAGAAATGGAATACCGATCCCGGCCGCGTAACTGGCCAGCAAAAGCGTACCACGGGACACGGATTCCTCGCTACCCGCCATCATGAGGATCGCCGCCAGCACCGGCCCGACGCAGGGCGTCCAGCCGAACGCGAACGCCAGGCCCATCAGGAAAGCCCCGAAAAAGCCGACCGGCTTGGCCGGTCCCTGAAACCGCGCTTCACGGTACAGCAGCGGAATTTTGACGATGCCGAGGAAGTGCACCCCCATGACGATGACCAGCACGCCGGCAAAGCGGCCGATCCAGATCATGTTTTCAGCCAGCAGTTGGCCAAGGAAGGATGCCGTCGCGCCGAACAGGATAAAGACCAGTGAAAAGCCGATGACGAAGAACAGCGCCGACATGAACACGCGGCGGTTGGCGCCTGGCGGCGGCCCGTCATCCCCTGTCATCTCCGTCAGGCTGACACCGCCAATGAAACAGAGATACGGCGGCACCAGCGGCAGCACGCACGGTGACAGAAAGCTCAGCAATCCGGCGATAAACGCACCGGCAAACCCGATATCAAGACCTGCCATGGCCAGTCCACCCTTAGATGTTCACATGGGCCGCCCCGACGGAACGGCGTTTATCAGGCGCCCCGGACCGTTACGGTCTGGTTCTCCGGTATGTTAACCGTCTTTTTCTTGGCAATATAGCCGGCAACAAGATCGTACGCGGGCGGCCCCTCGGTGCCTTCGTTGACCGAAGCCCAGCCGGACACAACATAGTTGCGGTTGGGATCGATCGGCTTGCCGTCCTTGTTGGTGGTCATGTTGGAAATACGCGAACCGATTTTCTTGCCGACATCGATGGTGTAGCTCATGCCGCCGACGCGCACCATGTCTCCGCCCTGTTGATAATACGGATCGGGGTTGAACAGGTTATCGGCAACATCTTCGAGGATTTCCTTGATGAAGGATCCCTTCATTTCGGTCCGGTACACGTTCGGATAAGTGATCGAGGTGTGGTGGTGCACATGCTCGACGGTGATTTCCTGACCCGGTAACAGGCTTGAGCCCCAGCGGAAGCCCGGCGACAAGGCGATTTCCGCATCGCGTTCTTCCAAAAGCGCCTGACAGATCAGATCGTCGAAGGTGCCGTTGAAATTGCCGCGGCGGTAAAGCGTGGTGTCGGCCGTCCCGAGAACCTTTTCGATCTCGTCCTTGTGCGGCGCGCGGATTTTCTCGACCAGTGCCGCCATTTCCGCATCCGGCGTGATGACATCCGAAAAAACGGGGATCAGCTTGAAGCGGTAGGCATTGACCTTGCCGCCCTGCACATCGAGATCGAGGCGGGACAGGAACTTGCCGTGACTGCCCGAGGCGACGAGGATCGCGTTGTTGACGATCTCGACCTTCGGCAGCGCGTCGTGCGTATGCCCGGTCAGGATTACATCGATGCCGTTGACCCGGCTGGCCAGCTTGCGATCGACGTCAAAGCCGTTGTGCGACAGCAGCACCACAAGCCCGGCGCCCTGGGCGCGTGCATTGTCGACGTGCTTTTGGACTGTCTTTTCATTGATCCCGAACGACCAGTCGGGCATCAGGTAGCGCGGGTTGGCAACCGGCGTATAGGGGAATGCCTGGCCGATGACCGCAACCTTGACGCCGCCGCGGTCGAAATAGGCGGTCGATTCGAATACCGGCTCTTTCCATTCCGTATCGGTGACGTTCCCGGCGAGGAACGGAAACGCGAGCATGTCCTTCAGCTCGTTGACACGGTCCTGCCCATAGGTGAATTCCCAGTGCGCCGTCATGGCATCGAGGCCGAGCGCATTTTGTACCTGAACCATATCCTCGCCCTGGGTTTCAAGCGACGTAAATGATCCTTGCCAGGTGTCGCCGCCGTCCAGGAACAGGGTGTTGTTCGGCCGTTCGGCGCGGATCGCCTTTACCAGGGTCGCCATGCGGTCGATACCGCCGACCTTGCCGTATTCCTTGGCCAGGGATGTGAAGTCCTGGCTGGACATGGCATAGGCTTCGGGCGTGCCGGGCTTGATGCCGTAATGGCCGAGGAAATCCTTGCCGGTAATATGCGGCGGCAGTCCGTTAACCTCGCCGACACCGATGTTGACGGACGGCTCGCGGAAATAAACCGGGGTCAATTGCGCATGGAGATCGGTGAAATGCAGAAGCGTCACCTGGCCCAGAGCGTCGAACTCCAGAAGGCTGGACTGATCGATTTTCTGCTGTGCCATGGCACGGCCGAACGGCATGCTGGTACCGGTAACGGCTGCCGTTGCGGCGGCAAGATGGAAGAATTCGCGACGGGAGATCACGGCGCAGACCCTCTGTACTGGAATTTGAAAATTAGACCGGAGGGACGATCACGCCCCTCCGGTCCAGGCTGTGGTTTGCTAGTTGCGAACTGCCGGCGTTTCGACCGGAAGTCCCATGCCACGAGATTTCACGTAAAGTTCGAGGTTCACATACTCATCCGAACCATAGGCATACGGTTTCGCGCGAACCATCTTGTTACATCCGCGGAAGCGGCGGTGTACGGAACCCACCTTCTGCCATTTCAGACGGTACGTCGGGAACCCGTTGATCTGCCCCTGTGTCAGGGTATTGGCACGGATGATCCCGCCGGCATAGTCTTCGTGGCAATGCTTGCACGCCAGATCGAGCTGGCCACGGCGCTCGTAATAGAACGCCTTGCCCTTTTCGAATGCGGCGGCAGCGGGGCCGTCGATCTTGACGTTGACCGGCATGCCGAGCGACTGGTTGTTGATGAACACCGTCATCGACAACATTTCACCCGATTCCCACTTGTACGGCTTGGCTTCCATGCGGTTCTCGAGGCAGTAGTTGATCTGCTGCTCAACGGTCTGCACTTTGCCGAGTTCCTGATCGTACTCAGGATAGCTCGCCGCAACGCCCTTCATGGTTTCTCCAGAATCGCCGTGACAACTGGCGCAGGATTTACCGGCCTTGCCGTCAACCTTGCTCCAAAGTTCGGCACCCTGTTCAGCCCAGAGCATGCCCGGGTTCTGGAAGTTGTCGACCTGCATGGCCCGGCTTTCGTCGGTCATGTAGGTGAAACCGCTTCGGCGGTCATCGACTTGATATTGTCCCCAATCCGCAGCATCGGCGGTAGCGGCGAACACGCTTAAACCGACAGCAACGGCAGCCGACAGAAACGTGATCTGTTTCCAGTTCATTTTCATAGGTGTTTGCCTCCCAATGTTTTGTTAGCCGCTTATGCTACGGTGATGCTCGCGGTTTTCTTATAAACGGAACCGTCGTCATCAGTCCAAGCGAAGGCAAACTCACCACTTTCTTCGACCTTCGCAAAGAAGGACATGTATGGATTTGCCGAAATAGCCGGAGCCCAGTCAGAACTGAACAACGGCTTGCCGTTAAACGTGACTTCCATCTTGTTGATGATGCTCCGGGGGATCAGCTTGCCGTCCTTACCTTTACGGCGACCGGATTCCATCTTGTGCGAAATCAGTGTCTTGATTTCGACGATCTCGCCTTTCGCAGCCTTCTTCTGGACACGAACGCGGGGTTTTACATTTTTAGCCATGATATTCTCCTTTTGCTCGCGTCAGCCGCCGCAGCCGCCGATTGTGACTTTAACTTCCTGCTGGAAACGGAACGCACTGCCGTCGCTCATTTCGGCGACTGCAACAACGTTCTGCGTACCGGCAAGACGCATACGCGTCGACGCCGAAGCTTTCCCGCTCATCGGTGTGAAGTACATCGAAGCGACTGCCGGCGCCGGGTTGCCGTCAGCGAACAGGTGCACGGCTTTCACATAGTTATCGGCGGTCATTGGGCTTTCGACCGTGAAACCGACCGGAACCGTGTTGCCGTTTTCGGCGATTTGCGGAAGATCGAGCGTGATCTTGCCTTCGGCCGGTTTTTTACCGACCAGTTTCATGACTGCTTCATCGACCATTTTCTGGTCTGCATTTGCGGTGCCGCTCGTCAAAACGACGCCCCCGGCGGCGACCATCGTCGCTCCGGCAGCCAGCAACAGTGCCTCGCGGCGCGTCAATGCTGAAAGTGCTTGTTTCGTGGACATGTCTGTTCCTCTTGGTTTTTTATGCTTACTTGAGGGTTTTCAGATAAGCGACGACATCCTCGACCTCTTCGGCGTTGAGGATCGGCTTATCCTTGAATTTATCGAGTACTCGGTGAAAACCGTTAACGCGATAAAATGCCGGCATGATGGTGTCGGGGTTGATCACCTTTGCGTTGATGACCTGCATACGAAGCTGTCCTTCGCTGTAACGCCCCGCAACACCGTCTAGTGACGGGCCGATCTCACCGTGGAACGGCTGAGCCGACAATGCAGTCACTTGATGACACGCCAGACAGTTCCCAAGCTTGCGGTTGGTGAACGTCTTAACCCCCTTTTGGGGATCGCCGGCTTTGCCGGTCAGTGATTTGTTTACGGAATTATCGACGACCTCGTATTTCACGAGATCGGCGGCATAGGCCGTCCCTGCCAGCAAAAATGCAGCAGCAAGGGCCGGAACAAATGTTCTCAACTTTGGCATAGGGCAATCGCCTCCCAATAAAATGTGCCTCATTCAGGAGCGATCATTTTCCTTGTATTCGGAATCATATTCCACACGTGGTGAATTATGATCGTCGCTCCAATTCCCTTAATCATATTCAAAATATATTATATATCAACATTGAATACGATTCCTAAATAACACATCCTAGTGTGAACAGGGTTGGGGGAGTTTGACAAGTTCCTGTGCCAGAAGCGGCCAGAAAAAATCTTCCCCCGCATAACCGACGAGACGGGCAACTTCCTTGCCCTCATGGAAAAGGACGAAGGTCGGAGTGTATACGATGGCGGAAACACCACTAAGATCGTCGGGCCGCTGATCGTGAATATCCACACGGCGCAAAGGCGCACACTTGGATTCCGGCGTGTTAGGATAGGCTGGGCCGATTTCATCATGCCAGCGCTTGCACCACGCGCAAGTCTCGCTTTCGAACATCACCAGCTCTGCACTTCCGGCTGTTCCGGAGATACCGCACAGCATCAAAGCAATCGCAAAACAGCGCCCCGCAGCCAGGATCGATTTTGTACCCATGGATTGTATTATACCCTTCATTGACCGGCCCCACAGCTGCAACAATCGCTACAGGAATTCATACTAAATGACCAAAACTCCGTACACACGCCGGAACATGCTGATAGGCAGTGCGGCTTTTCTTGCTACGGGCGGTGCCGTGCTTGCCGATGGCAAAAGCCCCAGAATGTCGCAGGCAAAGGTGCGGATCGTTATCATCGGCGGCGGCTTCGGCGGTGCAACGGCGGCGCGCGCGGCGCGGGCCAACATGCCGGCGGCCGAGGTGACCCTGCTGACCGACCAGCCGAAATTCTGGATGTGCCCGGGCAGCAATTCCGTCATCGCCGGATATCATGAACTTGCCTCGGTCGAAGTCGGCTACGACAGCATCAAGGCGCACGGCATCGCCGTCGAGCTTGACCCCGCCGTCGGCATCGACGCCACCGCCCACACCGTCACCACGGCCAGCGGCCGCAAGCTTGTCTATGACAAGCTGATCCTTTCGCCTGGCGTTGCCTTTAATTACGATTCCATCGACGGCATCTCGCTCGACACCGCCGAGCGCGTGCCGCATGCCTGGAAGGCCGGCCCGCAGACACTGCTTCTCAGAAGCCAGTTGCAAGCCATGCCCGACGGCGGGTTGTTTGTCATGACCATGCCGCCGGCGCCATACCGCTGCCCCCCGGCGCCGGCCGAGCGGGCCTGCCTTGTCGCGGATTATATCAAGAACAACAAACCCGGTGCGCGGTTGCTGATCCTCGACGCCAAGGACGAATTTCCGTTTCAGGACCTTTTCAGCGAAGCCTGGGATCAGCTTTATCCGGATATTATCGAATACCGCTCGATCGCCGATGACGGCGTGGTGCGCGAGGTCGACCCCGAGACCCTGACCGCAATTACCGATTTCGAAGAGATCAAGGCCGACGTGCTCAACGTTATTCCGCCGCAGACCGCCGGTCGTATCGCCATCGATGCCGGGGCCACCGATGAAACCGGCTGGTGTCCGGTCGACATCCGTACCTTTGCCTCGACGCTGCTCGACGACGTGTACGTCATCGGCGATGCCGCCCTCGCCGATCCGCTGCCCAAGGCGGGGTCTACGGCCGCCAGCCAGGCGCATGTCGCCATCGAGGCTATTGCCGCCGAACTCAACGGCGATCCGGTCCCCCAGCCGTCGTGGATTGCCAACTGCTATTCGCTGGCCGCGCCGGATTACGGTGTGCGTCTCGGCGCGACATATACATACGAAACGGATCACGTCATCCGCAACAGCACCAACTTCTCCGAGCTGGGCGCCAGCGCCGGTGACCGCAAGGCCGACGCGGAATACACCGATGCATGGCTGCAGCAGATCAAGCTCGAAGTCTGGGGCTGAAAACACGTCGAAATTCCCTTCTTAACTCATCCAGAGGGGCGGCTGGTTGCGCCTCGTAGGATGAGACCCGCGCCACTGTCCGGGGCCGCGTTCTATTCGAACTCCATCTGTACGAACACACGGCCTGCATTGCGGGTCGCCAGCTGTTCATAGGTATCGAGATGCTTGTACGGTGTCTGATCGACGTAATACGCCTGTTCAAGCGTGCCGCCGTTCTCCAGATGCGCCGCGATCTTGCCGCGAAGATAAACCAGATAATCATGGGTATAGCGGCGCACCTGCGCCATGTTCGTCGGGTGCCCGTGGCCCGGAATGACGTAGGTCGCTTTCAAGGCCTCGAACGGGCCCTCCCAGGTTTCCAGCCAGCCCTTGGTGTCGGTGTCGTCGAAGATCGGCAGCATGCGTTCGTGAAACGCCATGTCCCCGGCGATGACCAGCGACTGTTCCGGCAACCAGACCTGAATATCGCCGGGGCTGTGTGCGGGGCCGAGATGCAGGACCTCGATCCTGAAGTTGCCCATCTCGATCTCGTATTTGTCCTCGAAGGTTTCCGTCGGCCCCTGGATTTTCGTGCCCTGGGCACGCTCCCTCAGCTGCCGCTTGGCGCTATCCATAATTTGCCCGGCACGGTCGTTGAATTCGTGTGCGGCATCGGCATGCGCGAGAATCTTCACGTTCTGCTCGATCCAATAGCTGTTGCCGAGCATGGCGTGACCCTGACCGTTTTCATTGATCACCAGTTTCACCGGCTGATCGGTGATCAGTTTTATTTCGTCATGCAACGCCTTGGCCAGCAGGTATGCCCCGCCGCCGTTGACGACGATCACCCCGTCGCCGGTGACGATGAAGCTCAGATTATTGTTATGCCCGGTGTTGTCGTAACCAGGCGGGGCCGTGGCGCCGATCGCCGACCAGACATGCGGGATCACCTCGACCGGTTTCGAATACAGCATTGATGCCGGATATTGATCGGGGATGTCCTCGCTGGCGAATGCCGTCAACGGCACTATCAGAGCCATGAATAAACAGATGACTGAACGCATGAATTCCTCCGGTACTTTTTTGCTTACGGGAAGTATGCCTAAACAATTAAGAAAAATCGAATATGAAAATCCGATGTACGCGGCGGGCTGGATTTCGGCGGCACGGGACATGATTTCAAGGCGCACCGGGGTGCTGCTCTGAGGCACGGATTTTCCGCAAATCCATTGTGCTACAAGGGAGGGTTGGCCATCATTGCATGACCGTCCCCTATGGGCCGGCAACAACTCCGGGAGACTCTGCTGAATGACGGATACCCTACCCGAAGTCGCCGTCAGCGACGCCGATACGGAAACCCGCGACATCTACGAGCGTATCATGACCGCCACGGGGGTCGGCTCACCGGCGCTGATATACAGGCACTTTGCCGTGTATCCCGGCATGCTCGCCTGGGTCTGGTCGATCGTCGGCGCGTCCCTGGAAAGCGGACAGATCACCGCACACGCGCTCAAGGCCGTCGGCGACACTCCTATTGTCCCCTTGCCCGCCGTCAGCGCCGCTGAGATGCAGGCCACAGGAGTCGATGCCGACGGGCACCGGCTGATCGAGGCCATGATCGCCACCTATAATCGCATGAATCCGGTCAACCTGAGCCTGATCACGGCGATCCGAAATCTGCTCGACCCGACTCAACCGCCGGCACCGGCGGCATCGCTTCCACCTGTTGCCGTGCAGCCACCACCCGTCGCGCACAAGCTGCCGGCGCCCTTGAGTCTGAATGCCATGCGCGGTGACGTGCGCGACGCGGTACTGGACCTCAGCGCCGCCATTCCAAGCGCGCTCCCCTCATCCGGGACGCAGGTGATCCCGACGCTGTACCGTCACCTGGCGATCTGGCCGGATTTTCTGATGCATGTGGCGCCGGGCCTTTTGCAGGCAATGCACCGCGGCGAGGTCGAGGCCCGCATGGCCGACCTGAACGCCGCCATGCAGCCGCTCATCGACAGCGTGACGGCTGCGGCCCGCGATGCAAACCCGCCGGCACCGCCGCTCGACGATCCGCAGGCGATGGTGACGACGCTGAATTCGTTTCTGTACACAATCCCGCAACTGGTTGTCGTCGGCACCGCATTACGCGCCGCCATTCCCACCGCGAAAACCACCTGACAGGATTCAGGCCGGCGCGTCGACCCGGCGGAACGTCGATGGATCGGCACGCCGCCAGTGCATGGCGTATTCCTCGGGACAGTCGTCGCGCAGCAGCTGACCCGGCTCCAGCGTCACCATGGTGGTGCCGCTCAGATGCGGTTCGCGGAAATTGATCATGTTCAGCGTGATCTGATCCGGCGCGGTCAGGCCCATGGCACCCAGCATCTCGGCAAAGCCGAGCAGTGTGTTGCCGTGGAAATTGGCGACGCGTCGGGCCTTGTCGCCGACGTGCAGACCGGACTGGCGCATCTGATCCTGCGTTGCGACCCCGGTCGGGCAGCGGTTGGTATGGCAAGCCCGGGCCTGGATGCAGCCGATCGAGAACATGAAACCGCGCGCCGAGTTACACCAGTCCGCACCGAGCGCGAGCGCCCGCGCCATGTCGGCACCGGAGACGATCTTGCCGCTGGCGCCGAGCTTGACCTTGTCGCGGATACCGGCGCCGACCAGCGCCTGATGCACGAAATGCAGCCCGTCCCTGAGCGGCAGGCCGAGAGAGTTGGAAAATTCGACTGGTGCGGCCCCGGTGCCGCCTT
This genomic window contains:
- the soxA gene encoding sulfur oxidation c-type cytochrome SoxA, translating into MKMNWKQITFLSAAVAVGLSVFAATADAADWGQYQVDDRRSGFTYMTDESRAMQVDNFQNPGMLWAEQGAELWSKVDGKAGKSCASCHGDSGETMKGVAASYPEYDQELGKVQTVEQQINYCLENRMEAKPYKWESGEMLSMTVFINNQSLGMPVNVKIDGPAAAAFEKGKAFYYERRGQLDLACKHCHEDYAGGIIRANTLTQGQINGFPTYRLKWQKVGSVHRRFRGCNKMVRAKPYAYGSDEYVNLELYVKSRGMGLPVETPAVRN
- the soxY gene encoding thiosulfate oxidation carrier protein SoxY; the protein is MSTKQALSALTRREALLLAAGATMVAAGGVVLTSGTANADQKMVDEAVMKLVGKKPAEGKITLDLPQIAENGNTVPVGFTVESPMTADNYVKAVHLFADGNPAPAVASMYFTPMSGKASASTRMRLAGTQNVVAVAEMSDGSAFRFQQEVKVTIGGCGG
- the soxB gene encoding thiosulfohydrolase SoxB, translating into MISRREFFHLAAATAAVTGTSMPFGRAMAQQKIDQSSLLEFDALGQVTLLHFTDLHAQLTPVYFREPSVNIGVGEVNGLPPHITGKDFLGHYGIKPGTPEAYAMSSQDFTSLAKEYGKVGGIDRMATLVKAIRAERPNNTLFLDGGDTWQGSFTSLETQGEDMVQVQNALGLDAMTAHWEFTYGQDRVNELKDMLAFPFLAGNVTDTEWKEPVFESTAYFDRGGVKVAVIGQAFPYTPVANPRYLMPDWSFGINEKTVQKHVDNARAQGAGLVVLLSHNGFDVDRKLASRVNGIDVILTGHTHDALPKVEIVNNAILVASGSHGKFLSRLDLDVQGGKVNAYRFKLIPVFSDVITPDAEMAALVEKIRAPHKDEIEKVLGTADTTLYRRGNFNGTFDDLICQALLEERDAEIALSPGFRWGSSLLPGQEITVEHVHHHTSITYPNVYRTEMKGSFIKEILEDVADNLFNPDPYYQQGGDMVRVGGMSYTIDVGKKIGSRISNMTTNKDGKPIDPNRNYVVSGWASVNEGTEGPPAYDLVAGYIAKKKTVNIPENQTVTVRGA
- a CDS encoding cytochrome c biogenesis protein CcdA, whose translation is MAGLDIGFAGAFIAGLLSFLSPCVLPLVPPYLCFIGGVSLTEMTGDDGPPPGANRRVFMSALFFVIGFSLVFILFGATASFLGQLLAENMIWIGRFAGVLVIVMGVHFLGIVKIPLLYREARFQGPAKPVGFFGAFLMGLAFAFGWTPCVGPVLAAILMMAGSEESVSRGTLLLASYAAGIGIPFLIAALGIGPFLRLMPGVRKHMGTVEKVIGVFLILTGILFLTGNIADVAYWLLEAFPSLGKVG
- a CDS encoding transcriptional regulator, coding for MGTKSILAAGRCFAIALMLCGISGTAGSAELVMFESETCAWCKRWHDEIGPAYPNTPESKCAPLRRVDIHDQRPDDLSGVSAIVYTPTFVLFHEGKEVARLVGYAGEDFFWPLLAQELVKLPQPCSH
- the soxX gene encoding sulfur oxidation c-type cytochrome SoxX → MPKLRTFVPALAAAFLLAGTAYAADLVKYEVVDNSVNKSLTGKAGDPQKGVKTFTNRKLGNCLACHQVTALSAQPFHGEIGPSLDGVAGRYSEGQLRMQVINAKVINPDTIMPAFYRVNGFHRVLDKFKDKPILNAEEVEDVVAYLKTLK
- the soxZ gene encoding thiosulfate oxidation carrier complex protein SoxZ, which codes for MAKNVKPRVRVQKKAAKGEIVEIKTLISHKMESGRRKGKDGKLIPRSIINKMEVTFNGKPLFSSDWAPAISANPYMSFFAKVEESGEFAFAWTDDDGSVYKKTASITVA
- a CDS encoding MBL fold metallo-hydrolase, translating into MALIVPLTAFASEDIPDQYPASMLYSKPVEVIPHVWSAIGATAPPGYDNTGHNNNLSFIVTGDGVIVVNGGGAYLLAKALHDEIKLITDQPVKLVINENGQGHAMLGNSYWIEQNVKILAHADAAHEFNDRAGQIMDSAKRQLRERAQGTKIQGPTETFEDKYEIEMGNFRIEVLHLGPAHSPGDIQVWLPEQSLVIAGDMAFHERMLPIFDDTDTKGWLETWEGPFEALKATYVIPGHGHPTNMAQVRRYTHDYLVYLRGKIAAHLENGGTLEQAYYVDQTPYKHLDTYEQLATRNAGRVFVQMEFE
- a CDS encoding thioredoxin family protein: MQKNTLTRRRFHQLGLATAATAIGTWPGRLLADDLKYNDDGLIIQPWFLESFLILKEDLAEATSNGKRFAVFWELKGCPYCKETHRVNLAQPEILDYVKSNFTILQLNVIGSRMVTDFDGEELSEKELARKWQVRFTPTIQFFTDDAEAADGKNGRENEVARIPGYFKPAHFLAMFKYVEAKAYTKQKFHEFVRAQSAG
- a CDS encoding FAD/NAD(P)-binding oxidoreductase, which encodes MTKTPYTRRNMLIGSAAFLATGGAVLADGKSPRMSQAKVRIVIIGGGFGGATAARAARANMPAAEVTLLTDQPKFWMCPGSNSVIAGYHELASVEVGYDSIKAHGIAVELDPAVGIDATAHTVTTASGRKLVYDKLILSPGVAFNYDSIDGISLDTAERVPHAWKAGPQTLLLRSQLQAMPDGGLFVMTMPPAPYRCPPAPAERACLVADYIKNNKPGARLLILDAKDEFPFQDLFSEAWDQLYPDIIEYRSIADDGVVREVDPETLTAITDFEEIKADVLNVIPPQTAGRIAIDAGATDETGWCPVDIRTFASTLLDDVYVIGDAALADPLPKAGSTAASQAHVAIEAIAAELNGDPVPQPSWIANCYSLAAPDYGVRLGATYTYETDHVIRNSTNFSELGASAGDRKADAEYTDAWLQQIKLEVWG